From Candidatus Binatia bacterium:
CGACTTTTACCATTTCACGTCACGGAAACTTGGTTATCGTAGTAGAATAGCAAGCGATCGCGCGGCTCGCAAACTTGAGACCGCAATGGTATACGGGCGTCATGAACAGCGAAGAACTCTTGGATATCGTGCGCAAGCGGCGCAGCGTTCGCGTCTATCGCAGCGGCAACGTTAGCGACAAACAGTTAGGGATGATTTTGGAAGCGGCGCGCTGGGCGCCGTCGGGCGCGAATACCCAGCCGTGGGAATTCGTCGTAACGCGCGACCGCGCGAAGATGAAACGCGTGCGCCGGATCTACGACCAGGAGTGGAAGCAGCGGAAGCTCGAAGACCCGGTCCACTACAAGGGGCTCAAGAAAGATTACGTCGGCGACGTGAGCGCGCTCGTGCTCGCCTGCGCCGACCCGCGCACGATGCGCGTCTATTTAACCACGCGCCAGCCGGGCGACCGGGAAAAGCTATTTCAGGCCAGCATCGCCAACGCGGTCGAGCACATGATGCTGATGGCGGCAAGCATGGGATTGGGAACGGTGTGGGTTTCCGTGCGGGAGGAAGTGGCGCCCGAGCTGCGCGAGCTGTTCAAAGTGCCCGAGCCGCTTCGTCTTCTTTGGATTATACCCATCGGCCACGCCAAGAGCTGGCCCAAAACCAAACCGCGGCGAAAAGTCTCCGACTTCGCCCACCAGGAAGTTTACGATTTGAAGAAGCTCCGGCGGGACGAAGACATCAAAGCTTGGCCGAAAGACTAAAGGAAAATAAGACAGACAAGACTGATAGGACCAATATTAAGTACACGAATGAGGTGACGAGATGGCGGATGAAAAGGACAACCCGCAGCCGAATTTAATCCCGCCGCACGGGGGATACCGCGAGCTGAAATCCTATCAGAACTCGGAGATCGTCTATGACGCCACGGTCATATTCTGCGATCGGTTTATCGATCGCCGTTCACGCACGCACGACCAGATGGTTCAAGCCGCGCGTAGCGGCAAGCAGAACATCGCCGAAGGCAGTATGGCATCGGCCACTTCCAAGAAAACCGAACTCAAGCTGGTGAACGTCGCCCGTGCAAGCCTCGAAGAGCTGCTTTTGGATTTTCAGGACTTTTTGCGGCACCGTGGCTTGGCTCTTTGGAACAAAGATCATCCGACGGCTCAGGCGGTAAGAAAGCTCGCTTACGCGGAAAATAGGTCCTATACGACCTACAGGTCCTATATTGAAGAATCTTCCCCTGAGGTCGCGGCGAACACGCTGATCTGCCTTATCAACCAAACCAACTATCTCCTCGACCGACAACTGCGTCAGCTTGAGCGGCAGTTTCTCCACGAGGGCGGATTCACCGAGAAACTTTACCGTGTGCGAAGCCAGGCCAGAAAGAACGAAAGGAAAGTATAGGTCCCGTAAGTCTTATAGGTCCTATACTCGCAAAAAGTCAGATGGTCGAGATCTCGTACTCGTCGTGGCGGAGCTTCTCCGCCGCCTTGATGATGATCTTGTGGTTGATCTCGCGCTCGAGAAAATCGAGGCTGTGGCTCTCCTCGTCGTAGAGGAAGTTGGCGATGTCGGGATGGAGCCGGACGACGATCCGCTTGCCGTCCTGCAGGTTGATTTTTTCCTTCTTGATTGCGCGGAGAATCTCGTACGCCACGGTGACGTTCGATTTCACCCGCCCATGTCCCTTGCAGTACGAGCACGGACTCAAGAGCAAATTCTCCAGACTCTCCCGCGTGCGCTGGCGCGTCATCTCGACGAGCCCCAGCTCGGAGATCTTTAAGATATTCGTCCGGGCCTTGTCTTTTTTGATCGCCTCTTTCAGCGCCTCGTAGACCCGCTTCCGGTTCCCCTCTTTCTCCATGTCGATAAAGTCGATGACGATGATGCCGCCGATATTTCTGAGGCGCAGTTGGTGCACGACCTCCTGCGCCGCTTCGAGATTGGTCTTGAAGATCGTCTCCTCCTGGTTTCTACGGCCCACGAACCGGCCGGTGTTCACGTCGATCGCCGTCAGCGCCTCGGTCCGGCCGATGACGAGATAACCGCCGGAGTGGAGCCAGACCTTGCTCTCCAGCGCCTGGGAGATTTGTTTCTCGACGCCGAAGTGGTCCATGATCGGCTCGGCCTCGGTGTAGAGCGAGACCTTCGACTTGAGCCGCGGCATAAAATGGCTGACGAATTCGAGAATGCGGCGGTACTCCTTCACCTGATCGACGAAGACCTGGTGCGTTTCCGTGGTAAAAAAATCGCGTATCGTGCGCGTCACGAGGTCGAGGTCCTGATGGATCAACGACGGCGCGCCCGCCGACTCGGCCTGCTTCTTGATGCCGCGCCAGAGCTTGGTCAGGAACGCGAGGTCGCGCTGAATCTCTCGCTTGCTCCGCCCCTCGCTCGCGGTCCTCAAGATGAACCCGCCCTCTTCCGTCGTCATCGAGAGAGCGATCTCTTTCAGCCGCTTTCGCTCCTTGTCGTCGTCGATGCGCCGCGAGATGCCGACGTGGCTCACGCTCGGCATGAAAACCAGGTAGCGCCCGGGAAGCGAGACATGCGACGTGATGCGCGCGCCTTTGGTCCCCAATGGGTCCTTGGCGACCTGGACCAAAATTTCCTGTCCGTGCGTGAGCTGCTTTTCGATCGGCAGACGGCGTGAAGGCGCCGGCCGCGGCCGCTCGACGATGATTTCATTTTCACCGCCGCTTATGAGCGAAGCGCCGCCCTCGTAGGAGGTGGAAAAGTCCGAGACGTGGAGAAAAGCCGCCTTGTCCATGCCGATGTCGACGAACGCGGCCTGCATTCCCGGCAGGACGCGGGCGACCTTGCCTTTGTAGATGTTTCCCGCGATGCCTCGTTCCTGTTTTCTCTCGATCAAAAACTCGGCCAGATTGCCGTCTTCGACGATGGCTATGCGGCTCTCCTGAGGCGCCGAGTTGATATAGATATCCTGTTTCACAAGGTCTTGTTTACCTGGGGGACGCGTCCTTAAGAAGGGAGATGAATGGCGGGATCTCTCCTCAACATTGGAGATCCATCAGCGTGATGTATCAATTTTATAGTCCAAACCCGGCGAAATTTCAAGCAAAGAAATGCCGTTCTGTTGACTTTGCGCCCCGAGGCCGATATCTTCAACAAATCTTACCCTGCGTATTAGGACCCCTATGGACCATGCGATTTCGGTGCCTACCTATTCGATCCTAAATACCAAGGTTCTGATTCTCAATCGTTCCTATCTGCCGATCCACGTCACGTCAGTGCGGCGGGCCTTCACGCTTTTGTACCAGGGAATCGCCCGCGCCGTTAACGACCAGTACCAAACTTTCGACTATGAAAGCTGGAGCCACCTCTCGGTTTCGGTCCACGACGAGTCTATCGGCCTGGTGAACCGCGTTATTCGCGTCCCGCGGGTGATTCTGCTGGTCGGTTACGACCGTGTGCCCAAGCGTCAGGTGCGCTTCAGCCGCTATAACATTTACGCCCGCGACAAGCTCACCTGCCAGTACTGCGGCCGAAAGCTGCCGCGTTACGAGCTGAACCTGGACCACGTCATCCCGCGCTCGCGCGGCGGAACTTCCACATGGGAAAACGTGGTCTGCTCGTGCCATGAATGCAATCGCCACAAGGGCGGCAGGACTCCGCAGGAGTCCCACATGGCTTTGCTGCACAAGCCCTATAAACCCAAGTGGACCCCCTTCATGCAGGAGACTTTTAATCTGGCGCGCTATCGTGAGTGGCTCCCATTTTTGAATGCAGTGGATGTCTCGTATTGGAACACCGAACTTCTGGAATAGCTTGGCCTAGCCGACCGACCTTCCCGCGCCTGTACCACCCAATATCTTGTGGGTCTAAAACCCATACTACCCCTTATATTGTAATTTTTCTTGACAGTTACCGGGGCTTGGGATAGGTAGTAGACATGCGTCTCAAAAGCCTTGAAATGGTGGGTTTTAAGTCGTTCGCGCAACGTACGGCCATCCAGTTTCCCCCCGGCATTACCGCCGTCGTCGGCCCCAACGGCTGCGGGAAATCGAATATCGTGGACGCGATGCGCTGGGTTATGGGCGAGCAGAGCGCCCGCCACCTGCGCGGCCACCTGATGGAAGACGTCATCTTCAACGGCAGCGAAAGCCTCTCGCCGACGGGAATGGCGGAAGTCTCCCTGCTATTGGACAACGAGGATGGGAGGGCGCCCGCCGAGTACGCCGGCTTCAGCGAGATCATGATCACGCGGAGACTCTTCCGCTCCGGCGAGTCCGAGTACGAGATCAACAAAGTCCCCTGCCGGCTCAAAGACATTATCGAGCTTTTTCTGGGAACAGGCGTGGGCAGCAAGGCCTACTCGATCGTCGAGCAGGGACGAGTCGATGAGATGGTCAACGCCAAGCCCGAGGAGCGCCGCATGCTCATCGAGGAAGCGGCGGGAACGAGCAAATACAGGGGCCGCAAGCTCATCGCCGAGCGCAAGCTCGAGCGGACGCAGCAGAATCTCTTGCGCGTCAGCGACATCGTGCGCGAGATCGAGCGGCAGATCCGCAGCATGGAGCTGCAAGCCAAAAAAGCCGAGCGCTACCGCGCCGTCAGGCAGGAGCTTAAGGGAAAAGAGCTCGTCTGGGCCAATCTGCAAAGGAGCGGGCTCGAGCGGGAAATCTCCGGCCATGAAGCGGCGTTAAAAAACGTGGAAGATCGCCTGATCGAGCTTTCCGCAGCGCTCGACGCCAAGGAATCCGAGGCGGAGTCGGTGCGCTTGTCGCTTTTGGAGATGGATCGGGCCATTTCGCTCGCGCAGGAGACCGTCTATCAGCGCAAGGTCGAGATCCAGGGAGACGAGCAGAGAATCGAGTTCTTCAAAAAGGATCGCTCGGATCTGGATGAAGATGAAAGGAGAGCCGGCGCGCAATTGGCGGATACTCGACAGAAGCTCCACGCGCTCAGCGCCGA
This genomic window contains:
- a CDS encoding Rne/Rng family ribonuclease — translated: MKQDIYINSAPQESRIAIVEDGNLAEFLIERKQERGIAGNIYKGKVARVLPGMQAAFVDIGMDKAAFLHVSDFSTSYEGGASLISGGENEIIVERPRPAPSRRLPIEKQLTHGQEILVQVAKDPLGTKGARITSHVSLPGRYLVFMPSVSHVGISRRIDDDKERKRLKEIALSMTTEEGGFILRTASEGRSKREIQRDLAFLTKLWRGIKKQAESAGAPSLIHQDLDLVTRTIRDFFTTETHQVFVDQVKEYRRILEFVSHFMPRLKSKVSLYTEAEPIMDHFGVEKQISQALESKVWLHSGGYLVIGRTEALTAIDVNTGRFVGRRNQEETIFKTNLEAAQEVVHQLRLRNIGGIIVIDFIDMEKEGNRKRVYEALKEAIKKDKARTNILKISELGLVEMTRQRTRESLENLLLSPCSYCKGHGRVKSNVTVAYEILRAIKKEKINLQDGKRIVVRLHPDIANFLYDEESHSLDFLEREINHKIIIKAAEKLRHDEYEISTI
- a CDS encoding HNH endonuclease, which codes for MLNTKVLILNRSYLPIHVTSVRRAFTLLYQGIARAVNDQYQTFDYESWSHLSVSVHDESIGLVNRVIRVPRVILLVGYDRVPKRQVRFSRYNIYARDKLTCQYCGRKLPRYELNLDHVIPRSRGGTSTWENVVCSCHECNRHKGGRTPQESHMALLHKPYKPKWTPFMQETFNLARYREWLPFLNAVDVSYWNTELLE
- a CDS encoding nitroreductase family protein, whose protein sequence is MNSEELLDIVRKRRSVRVYRSGNVSDKQLGMILEAARWAPSGANTQPWEFVVTRDRAKMKRVRRIYDQEWKQRKLEDPVHYKGLKKDYVGDVSALVLACADPRTMRVYLTTRQPGDREKLFQASIANAVEHMMLMAASMGLGTVWVSVREEVAPELRELFKVPEPLRLLWIIPIGHAKSWPKTKPRRKVSDFAHQEVYDLKKLRRDEDIKAWPKD
- a CDS encoding four helix bundle suffix domain-containing protein, which gives rise to MADEKDNPQPNLIPPHGGYRELKSYQNSEIVYDATVIFCDRFIDRRSRTHDQMVQAARSGKQNIAEGSMASATSKKTELKLVNVARASLEELLLDFQDFLRHRGLALWNKDHPTAQAVRKLAYAENRSYTTYRSYIEESSPEVAANTLICLINQTNYLLDRQLRQLERQFLHEGGFTEKLYRVRSQARKNERKV